From the genome of Streptomyces sp. NBC_01116, one region includes:
- a CDS encoding trimeric intracellular cation channel family protein, protein MLTELFTPSVQHALDLVGIFVFAISGALLAVRKNFDVFGIAVLAEVTALGGGLFRDVMIGAIPPAAFTDLGYFTTPLVAAVLVFFLHPHVERIQVGVNVFDAAGLGLFCVTGTVKAYEYGLGLTASAALGLATAVGGGVLRDVLANEVPSLLRWDRDLYAVPAIVGATMVVLCIRFDTLNALTSGLAVIAAFALRLLALRFHWRAPRAYNRSSARAEEGSAAT, encoded by the coding sequence GTGCTCACCGAACTGTTCACGCCCTCCGTCCAGCACGCGCTCGATCTCGTCGGGATCTTCGTCTTCGCGATCTCGGGCGCCCTGCTCGCCGTCCGCAAGAACTTCGATGTCTTCGGCATCGCGGTTCTCGCGGAGGTGACAGCGCTGGGCGGAGGGCTGTTCCGTGATGTGATGATCGGCGCGATCCCGCCCGCCGCCTTCACCGACCTCGGCTACTTCACCACCCCGCTGGTCGCCGCCGTCCTGGTCTTCTTCCTCCACCCGCACGTGGAGCGCATCCAGGTCGGCGTCAACGTCTTCGACGCGGCGGGGCTCGGCCTGTTCTGTGTGACCGGCACGGTCAAGGCGTACGAGTACGGCCTCGGGCTCACCGCTTCGGCGGCGCTGGGCCTGGCCACCGCGGTCGGCGGCGGTGTGCTGCGCGACGTGCTGGCCAACGAGGTGCCCTCCCTGCTGCGCTGGGACCGCGACCTGTACGCGGTGCCCGCGATCGTCGGCGCGACCATGGTCGTCCTCTGCATCCGCTTCGACACCCTCAACGCCCTGACCAGCGGGCTGGCGGTGATCGCCGCGTTCGCGCTGCGGCTGCTGGCGCTGCGCTTCCACTGGCGCGCGCCCCGCGCGTACAACCGCTCCTCCGCACGCGCCGAGGAGGGTTCGGCGGCCACGTAG
- a CDS encoding ABC transporter ATP-binding protein: MSLLSVEELSVTFTARGRKDATAVDGVSFEVDQGQVVGLVGESGCGKSVTSLALMGLLPRKGVRVGGRAEFDGRNLLTMNERTLRDLRGSQLAMIFQDPLSSLNPVVPIGIQVTEILQRHRGLKGEKARKEAASLLDRVGIPDPDRRLKEYPHQLSGGMRQRALIAMAVACAPRLLIADEPTTALDVTIQAQILELLKELVDQEGTALLMITHDLGVVAGLCDEVNVLYAGRAVESAGRRELFAHPTHPYAHGLLGSIPRLDAPRGEPLHPIRGSINDKIAWADGCAFAPRCDHYTMECLTGTPELTEPRTAGHQVRCVNPVLPKAEVPA, translated from the coding sequence ATGTCACTGCTCTCCGTTGAGGAACTCAGCGTCACCTTCACCGCCCGCGGCCGCAAGGACGCCACGGCCGTGGACGGTGTCTCCTTCGAGGTCGACCAGGGCCAGGTCGTGGGCCTGGTCGGCGAGTCGGGCTGCGGCAAGTCCGTCACCTCGCTCGCCCTGATGGGCCTGCTGCCCCGCAAGGGCGTGCGCGTCGGCGGCCGTGCCGAGTTCGACGGTCGGAACCTGCTGACCATGAACGAGCGCACGCTGCGCGACCTGCGCGGCAGCCAGCTCGCGATGATCTTCCAGGACCCGCTCTCCTCGCTGAACCCGGTCGTCCCCATCGGGATCCAGGTCACCGAGATCCTCCAGCGCCACCGCGGGCTGAAGGGCGAGAAGGCCCGCAAGGAAGCCGCTTCCCTGCTCGACCGGGTCGGCATCCCCGACCCGGACCGGCGGCTCAAGGAGTATCCGCACCAGCTCTCCGGCGGTATGCGCCAGCGGGCGCTGATCGCCATGGCGGTCGCCTGCGCCCCCCGGCTCCTGATCGCCGACGAGCCGACGACCGCCCTGGACGTGACCATCCAGGCGCAGATCCTGGAACTCCTGAAGGAACTGGTCGACCAGGAGGGCACCGCCCTGCTGATGATCACGCACGACCTCGGTGTCGTCGCCGGCCTCTGCGACGAGGTCAACGTCCTGTACGCGGGACGGGCGGTGGAATCGGCGGGCCGCCGCGAGCTGTTCGCCCACCCCACCCACCCGTACGCGCACGGGCTGCTCGGCTCCATCCCGCGGCTGGACGCGCCGCGCGGCGAGCCGTTGCACCCGATCCGCGGGTCCATCAACGACAAGATCGCCTGGGCCGACGGCTGCGCGTTCGCACCGCGGTGCGACCACTACACGATGGAGTGCCTCACCGGTACTCCCGAACTGACCGAACCACGCACGGCCGGACACCAGGTGCGCTGCGTCAACCCGGTCCTGCCCAAGGCGGAGGTCCCGGCATGA
- a CDS encoding ABC transporter ATP-binding protein, whose amino-acid sequence MSLLELDGVKVHFPVKKGLFFDRTVGHVYAVDGVSLSVEAGQTYGLVGESGCGKTTLGRAVLRLNDITEGGVVFDGTDLAKLPSEEMRAFRRRLQMVFQDPLGSLNPRQNIESILAEGMAAHGIGKNAAERRKKIEDILAKVGLPSNAMSRYPHEFSGGQRQRIGIARALVLEPDVIICDEPVSALDVSVQAQVINLLEELQESLGLTYLVIAHDLAVVRHISDVIGVMYLGGLVEEAPSDALYAGPRHPYTKALMSAVPVPDPEVEDRRERILLHGDLPSPANPPTGCRFHTRCPWVQETKCATERPPLLDTGDGHKVACHFTAQIEAGTVKQTLATGIEAVTATETVAAEAVETAESGTATEAPAKEPATVPAQADAGKAADATEKAADATQQTEDSPKA is encoded by the coding sequence ATGAGCCTTCTCGAACTGGACGGCGTCAAAGTCCACTTCCCGGTCAAGAAGGGCCTCTTCTTCGACCGTACGGTGGGCCACGTCTACGCGGTCGACGGCGTCTCGCTGAGCGTCGAGGCCGGCCAGACGTACGGGCTCGTCGGTGAGTCGGGCTGCGGCAAGACGACGCTCGGCCGCGCGGTCCTGCGGCTGAACGACATCACCGAGGGCGGGGTCGTCTTCGACGGCACCGACCTGGCGAAGCTGCCCTCCGAGGAGATGCGGGCCTTCCGCCGCCGCCTCCAGATGGTCTTCCAGGACCCGCTGGGCAGCCTCAACCCCCGGCAGAACATCGAGTCCATCCTCGCCGAGGGCATGGCCGCCCACGGCATCGGGAAGAACGCGGCGGAGCGCCGGAAGAAGATCGAGGACATCCTCGCCAAGGTCGGCCTGCCGTCCAACGCGATGTCCCGCTACCCGCACGAGTTCTCCGGCGGCCAGCGCCAGCGCATCGGCATCGCCCGCGCGCTGGTGCTGGAGCCGGACGTGATCATCTGCGACGAGCCGGTGTCCGCGCTGGACGTCTCGGTCCAGGCGCAGGTGATCAACCTGCTGGAGGAGCTCCAGGAGTCCCTCGGCCTGACCTACCTGGTCATCGCGCACGACCTCGCCGTGGTCCGGCACATCTCGGACGTCATCGGGGTGATGTACCTCGGCGGGCTCGTCGAGGAGGCCCCGAGCGACGCGCTGTACGCGGGGCCCCGGCACCCGTACACCAAGGCGCTGATGTCGGCGGTCCCGGTGCCCGACCCCGAGGTCGAGGACCGCCGCGAGCGGATCCTGCTCCACGGCGACCTGCCCTCGCCGGCGAACCCGCCGACCGGCTGCCGGTTCCACACCCGCTGCCCGTGGGTGCAGGAGACCAAGTGCGCCACGGAACGCCCGCCGCTGCTGGACACCGGCGACGGGCACAAGGTGGCCTGCCACTTCACGGCCCAGATCGAGGCCGGGACGGTGAAGCAGACCCTGGCCACGGGCATCGAGGCGGTCACCGCCACGGAGACGGTGGCGGCCGAAGCGGTGGAGACCGCGGAGAGCGGGACCGCCACCGAGGCTCCCGCGAAGGAGCCCGCGACCGTACCGGCCCAGGCCGACGCGGGGAAGGCGGCGGACGCCACGGAGAAGGCGGCGGACGCCACGCAACAGACGGAGGACAGCCCGAAGGCTTGA